Proteins encoded together in one Bacteroides ovatus window:
- the gcvT gene encoding glycine cleavage system aminomethyltransferase GcvT, whose product MKTTPFTEKHIALGAKMHEFAGYNMPIEYSGIIDEHITVCQGVGVFDVSHMGEFWVKGPQALAFLQKITSNNVAALAPGKIQYTCFPNEDGGIVDDLLVYQYEPEKYMLVVNASNMEKDWNWCVSHNTEGAELENSSDNIAQLAIQGPKAISVLQKLTDIDLATIPYYTFKVGTFASEENVIISNTGYTGAGGFELYFYPSAADSIWKAIFEAGEEYGIKPIGLGARDTLRLEMGFCLYGNDLDDTTSPIEAGLGWITKFVEGKDFVNRPMLEKQKAEGVTRKLVGFEMVDRGIPRHGYELVNDEGEKVGVVTSGTMSPTRKIGIGMGYVKPEYSKVGTEICIDMRGRKLKAVVVKPPFRK is encoded by the coding sequence ATGAAAACCACTCCGTTTACAGAGAAACATATAGCACTTGGTGCTAAAATGCACGAGTTTGCAGGTTATAATATGCCTATTGAATACTCCGGTATCATTGATGAACACATAACTGTTTGTCAAGGTGTCGGTGTATTTGATGTATCGCACATGGGAGAATTTTGGGTGAAAGGACCGCAAGCGTTGGCCTTTCTGCAGAAAATAACATCTAACAATGTGGCGGCACTGGCTCCGGGTAAAATACAATATACTTGTTTTCCGAATGAGGATGGGGGGATTGTAGATGATTTGCTGGTTTATCAGTATGAACCGGAAAAATACATGTTGGTGGTGAATGCTTCCAATATGGAAAAAGACTGGAACTGGTGTGTTTCTCACAATACGGAGGGAGCCGAGTTGGAAAATTCGTCGGATAACATAGCTCAACTTGCTATACAGGGTCCGAAGGCTATTTCGGTTCTGCAAAAGTTGACGGATATTGATCTTGCTACTATTCCTTATTATACATTTAAGGTTGGAACGTTTGCAAGTGAAGAGAATGTGATTATCTCCAATACGGGTTATACCGGTGCGGGAGGTTTTGAGCTTTATTTCTATCCGTCTGCGGCTGATTCTATATGGAAGGCTATTTTTGAAGCTGGTGAAGAGTATGGCATTAAACCTATCGGTTTGGGTGCCCGTGATACGCTCCGGTTGGAAATGGGCTTCTGTCTGTATGGCAATGATCTGGATGATACGACTTCTCCGATAGAAGCCGGATTGGGATGGATCACTAAGTTTGTGGAGGGCAAGGATTTTGTCAACCGTCCGATGCTGGAAAAACAGAAAGCGGAAGGTGTTACCCGTAAACTGGTTGGCTTTGAAATGGTTGATCGCGGAATTCCCCGTCATGGCTATGAACTGGTGAATGATGAAGGCGAGAAAGTGGGAGTGGTGACCTCCGGTACGATGTCGCCTACCCGTAAGATTGGTATCGGTATGGGATATGTGAAACCGGAATATAGTAAGGTGGGTACGGAAATCTGTATCGATATGCGTGGTCGGAAATTGAAAGCTGTGGTAGTGAAACCGCCTTTTAGAAAGTAA
- a CDS encoding amidophosphoribosyltransferase — MGGFFGTVSKTSCVTDLFYGTDYNSHLGTKRGGLATYSEEKGFIRSIHNLESTYFRTKFEGELDKFKGNAGIGIISDTDAQPIIINSHLGRFAIVTVAKIVNIQELEEELLSQNMHFAELSSSNTNQTELIALLIIQGRTFVEGIENVFKHIKGSCSMLLLTEDGSIIAARDRWGRTPVVIGRKDGAYAATSESSSFPNLDYEIERYLGPGEIVRMYDDHVDQLRKPNEDMQICSFLWVYYGFPTSCYEGKNVEEVRFTSGLKMGQTDESEVDCACGIPDSGVGMALGYAEGKGVPYHRAISKYTPTWPRSFTPSNQEMRSLVAKMKLIPNRAMLQNKRLLFCDDSIVRGTQLRDNVKILYDYGAKEVHMRIACPPLIYACPFVGFSASKNALELITRRIIKELEGDENKNLEKYATTGSPEYDKMVSIIAERFGLSSLKFNTLETLIEAIGLPKCKVCTHCFDGSSHF; from the coding sequence ATGGGAGGTTTTTTCGGAACAGTCTCGAAAACTAGCTGCGTGACTGATTTATTCTACGGCACAGATTATAACTCACATCTGGGTACCAAGCGAGGAGGACTCGCAACATACAGTGAGGAAAAAGGTTTTATACGCTCCATTCACAATTTGGAAAGTACTTATTTCCGAACCAAGTTTGAAGGAGAACTGGACAAATTCAAAGGAAACGCCGGCATCGGCATCATTAGCGACACAGACGCACAACCTATCATCATCAATTCTCACCTCGGGCGCTTCGCCATTGTCACAGTCGCTAAAATAGTCAATATCCAGGAATTGGAAGAAGAACTTCTCAGTCAAAACATGCACTTCGCCGAACTTAGTTCGAGCAACACCAACCAGACGGAACTTATCGCATTACTTATTATACAAGGCAGAACTTTTGTGGAAGGTATCGAAAATGTGTTTAAGCACATTAAGGGTTCTTGTTCGATGTTGCTTCTGACGGAAGATGGTAGTATCATCGCTGCCCGTGACCGATGGGGACGTACTCCGGTGGTGATTGGAAGGAAAGACGGTGCTTATGCTGCAACGAGCGAATCGTCCAGTTTTCCGAATCTGGATTATGAGATTGAGAGATATTTAGGTCCCGGTGAGATTGTCCGTATGTATGACGATCATGTTGACCAGCTTCGCAAGCCCAATGAGGATATGCAGATTTGCTCGTTTTTGTGGGTGTACTACGGTTTCCCGACTTCTTGTTATGAAGGAAAGAATGTAGAGGAAGTGCGTTTCACCAGCGGATTGAAAATGGGACAGACAGATGAATCGGAAGTGGATTGTGCTTGCGGTATTCCTGATTCGGGAGTGGGTATGGCTTTAGGATATGCTGAAGGAAAGGGGGTTCCTTACCATCGTGCTATTTCAAAATATACACCGACATGGCCTCGTAGCTTCACTCCGAGCAATCAAGAGATGCGTTCGCTTGTTGCTAAGATGAAGTTGATTCCCAACCGTGCCATGCTGCAAAATAAACGTTTGTTGTTCTGTGACGATTCAATCGTGCGGGGAACTCAATTACGTGACAATGTGAAGATTCTGTATGATTACGGAGCAAAGGAGGTGCACATGCGTATCGCTTGTCCGCCATTGATTTATGCTTGTCCGTTTGTTGGTTTTTCGGCTTCTAAAAATGCATTGGAGTTGATTACCCGTCGTATTATCAAGGAACTGGAAGGGGATGAGAATAAGAACCTGGAGAAATATGCTACTACCGGTTCTCCGGAATACGATAAGATGGTTAGTATTATTGCAGAGCGTTTCGGTCTCAGTTCATTGAAGTTTAATACACTGGAAACGCTGATTGAGGCTATCGGATTACCTAAATGCAAGGTTTGTACACATTGCTTTGATGGTAGCAGCCATTTTTAA
- the pepT gene encoding peptidase T: MTLVDRFLKYVSFDTQSDESTGLTPSTPKQMIFAEYLKKELESLGLEDITLDEHGYLFATLPANINKEVPTIGFIAHMDTSPDMTGKDVTPRIVEKYDGSDIVLCAEENVVLSPSQFPELLDHKGEDLIVTNGKTLLGADDKAGIAEIVSAMVYLKEHPEIKHGKIRIGFNPDEEIGEGAHKFDVEKFGCEWGYTMDGGEVGELEFENFNAAAAKITFKGRNVHPGYAKDKMINSIYLANQFITMLPSQERPEHTTGYEGFYHLIGIQGDVEQSTVSYIIRDHDRAKFENRKKEIERLVAQMNAEYGAGTATLELRDQYYNMREKIEPVMHIIDTAFAAMEAVGVKPNVKPIRGGTDGAQLSFKGLPCPNIFAGGLNFHGRYEFVPIQNMEKAMKVIVKIAELVASK, translated from the coding sequence ATGACTTTAGTAGACAGATTTTTAAAGTATGTAAGCTTCGATACACAATCTGATGAATCGACAGGGCTTACTCCAAGTACTCCGAAGCAGATGATTTTTGCTGAATACTTGAAAAAAGAGTTGGAATCTTTGGGATTGGAAGATATTACTTTGGATGAGCATGGCTATCTTTTTGCTACACTTCCTGCCAATATAAATAAAGAAGTACCCACTATCGGGTTTATTGCCCACATGGATACAAGTCCTGATATGACGGGTAAAGATGTCACTCCGCGCATTGTGGAAAAGTATGACGGTTCGGATATTGTGCTTTGTGCTGAAGAGAATGTAGTCCTTTCTCCATCACAATTCCCGGAATTGCTGGATCATAAGGGAGAAGACTTGATTGTAACCAACGGAAAAACGTTGCTCGGTGCCGACGACAAAGCCGGTATCGCGGAAATTGTATCAGCGATGGTTTATCTGAAGGAACATCCCGAAATCAAACACGGTAAAATCCGTATCGGCTTCAATCCTGACGAAGAAATCGGTGAAGGTGCTCATAAATTCGATGTAGAGAAATTCGGTTGTGAATGGGGATATACGATGGATGGAGGTGAAGTAGGGGAGTTGGAGTTTGAGAACTTTAATGCTGCTGCCGCAAAAATAACCTTTAAAGGACGTAATGTGCATCCGGGATATGCCAAGGATAAGATGATTAACTCTATCTATCTTGCCAATCAGTTTATTACGATGCTTCCCTCACAGGAAAGACCGGAACATACGACCGGCTATGAAGGATTCTATCATTTGATTGGTATTCAGGGGGATGTGGAGCAAAGCACTGTGTCTTATATCATCCGCGATCATGACCGTGCAAAATTTGAGAACCGTAAAAAAGAGATAGAACGTCTGGTAGCTCAAATGAACGCTGAATATGGAGCTGGTACTGCGACACTCGAACTGCGCGACCAGTATTATAATATGCGTGAGAAAATAGAACCGGTAATGCACATCATCGATACTGCTTTTGCAGCTATGGAAGCCGTGGGTGTGAAACCGAATGTAAAACCGATTCGTGGAGGTACGGATGGTGCGCAGCTTTCTTTTAAGGGATTGCCTTGTCCGAATATCTTTGCCGGTGGTCTGAATTTCCACGGTCGTTACGAATTTGTGCCTATCCAGAATATGGAGAAAGCAATGAAAGTGATCGTAAAAATAGCAGAACTGGTGGCTTCCAAATAA